One segment of Rosa chinensis cultivar Old Blush chromosome 6, RchiOBHm-V2, whole genome shotgun sequence DNA contains the following:
- the LOC112172447 gene encoding mediator of RNA polymerase II transcription subunit 19a isoform X2: MDPEGAKFGRGPRELTGAVDLISHYKLQAHHEFFCKRSLPVSISDTHYTHNVVGDTEIRKGEGMQLDQLIQSTYSRDTKPRIQPFDLDILREAFQLKETAPIDLPSADKGTPTIAGKSKSGSKDKERKHKKHRDKDRDKDKEKEKEHKKHKHRHKDRSKDKDKEKKKEKHDSAGDPSKKHEKKRKHDGDEDLNDVQRHKKSKNNLGTD, encoded by the exons ATGGATCCTGAAGGAGCAAAGTTTGGAAGAG GACCAAGAGAGCTGACTGGTGCCGTAGATCTCATAAGTCACTACAAATTGCAAGCACACCATGAGTTTTTCTGCAAGCGTTCGCTTCCTGTATCAATTTCAGACACACACTATACCCACAATGTGGTGGGAGACACAGAAATCAGAAAAGGAGAGGGAATGCAATTGGATCAACTTATTCAGAGTACATATTCCAGGGATACTAAACCTCGAATACAGCCTTTTGACCTAGATATTCTCAGAGAGGCCTTCCAACTTAAAGAGACTGCTCCTATTGATTTGCCATCT GCAGATAAGGGGACTCCAACTATTGCAGGGAAATCAAAGAGCGGGTCTAAAGACAAGGAGAGGAAACACAAAAAGCACAGAGACAAAGACAGAGACAAAGataaggagaaggagaaagaacATAAGAAGCACAAACACCGGCATAAAGATCGAAGTAAAGATAAAgacaaggagaagaaaaaggagaaacatGATTCGGCGGGTGATCCCTCAAAGAAACATGAAAAG AAAAGGAAACATGATGGAGATGAAGATCTTAATGATGTTCAGAGACACAAAAAAAGTAAG AATAACCTAGGAACTGACTAA
- the LOC112172447 gene encoding mediator of RNA polymerase II transcription subunit 19a isoform X3 → MDPEGAKFGRGPRELTGAVDLISHYKLQAHHEFFCKRSLPVSISDTHYTHNVVGDTEIRKGEGMQLDQLIQSTYSRDTKPRIQPFDLDILREAFQLKETAPIDLPSADKGTPTIAGKSKSGSKDKERKHKKHRDKDRDKDKEKEKEHKKHKHRHKDRSKDKDKEKKKEKHDSAGDPSKKHEKKRKHDGDEDLNDVQRHKKT, encoded by the exons ATGGATCCTGAAGGAGCAAAGTTTGGAAGAG GACCAAGAGAGCTGACTGGTGCCGTAGATCTCATAAGTCACTACAAATTGCAAGCACACCATGAGTTTTTCTGCAAGCGTTCGCTTCCTGTATCAATTTCAGACACACACTATACCCACAATGTGGTGGGAGACACAGAAATCAGAAAAGGAGAGGGAATGCAATTGGATCAACTTATTCAGAGTACATATTCCAGGGATACTAAACCTCGAATACAGCCTTTTGACCTAGATATTCTCAGAGAGGCCTTCCAACTTAAAGAGACTGCTCCTATTGATTTGCCATCT GCAGATAAGGGGACTCCAACTATTGCAGGGAAATCAAAGAGCGGGTCTAAAGACAAGGAGAGGAAACACAAAAAGCACAGAGACAAAGACAGAGACAAAGataaggagaaggagaaagaacATAAGAAGCACAAACACCGGCATAAAGATCGAAGTAAAGATAAAgacaaggagaagaaaaaggagaaacatGATTCGGCGGGTGATCCCTCAAAGAAACATGAAAAG AAAAGGAAACATGATGGAGATGAAGATCTTAATGATGTTCAGAGACACAAAAAAA CATAA
- the LOC112172447 gene encoding mediator of RNA polymerase II transcription subunit 19a isoform X1, translating into MDPEGAKFGRGPRELTGAVDLISHYKLQAHHEFFCKRSLPVSISDTHYTHNVVGDTEIRKGEGMQLDQLIQSTYSRDTKPRIQPFDLDILREAFQLKETAPIDLPSADKGTPTIAGKSKSGSKDKERKHKKHRDKDRDKDKEKEKEHKKHKHRHKDRSKDKDKEKKKEKHDSAGDPSKKHEKKRKHDGDEDLNDVQRHKKSKHKSSKLDEVGVIKVAG; encoded by the exons ATGGATCCTGAAGGAGCAAAGTTTGGAAGAG GACCAAGAGAGCTGACTGGTGCCGTAGATCTCATAAGTCACTACAAATTGCAAGCACACCATGAGTTTTTCTGCAAGCGTTCGCTTCCTGTATCAATTTCAGACACACACTATACCCACAATGTGGTGGGAGACACAGAAATCAGAAAAGGAGAGGGAATGCAATTGGATCAACTTATTCAGAGTACATATTCCAGGGATACTAAACCTCGAATACAGCCTTTTGACCTAGATATTCTCAGAGAGGCCTTCCAACTTAAAGAGACTGCTCCTATTGATTTGCCATCT GCAGATAAGGGGACTCCAACTATTGCAGGGAAATCAAAGAGCGGGTCTAAAGACAAGGAGAGGAAACACAAAAAGCACAGAGACAAAGACAGAGACAAAGataaggagaaggagaaagaacATAAGAAGCACAAACACCGGCATAAAGATCGAAGTAAAGATAAAgacaaggagaagaaaaaggagaaacatGATTCGGCGGGTGATCCCTCAAAGAAACATGAAAAG AAAAGGAAACATGATGGAGATGAAGATCTTAATGATGTTCAGAGACACAAAAAAAGTAAG CATAAGAGCTCAAAACTAGATGAAGTTGGTGTGATCAAAGTAGCTGGCTGA